The nucleotide sequence TTTACACCCATATCAAAGAGGTTGCCGAGGCGAAGGCCGCACAACTCGTGCGCGAAGAGGAAATGCAACTGCTCGGCCTTGGTGTGCCGAAGACCCTCGCGCATGCGGCCCAGCTGCCGATTGCCCAGCACCTGGCTGACTACGTGGCCGACCTCGAAGCGCGGGCACGCTCCAAGTCTCACATCCTGCACGCGAAGTATCGTCTCCAGCGCCTGTTCAAAGACTGCCGCTGGCACCTGCTGCGTGATGTGACCGCCGATCGCTTCCTCAGCTGGCGAGGCGACTGCCCCACCCTCTCGGTCAAAACGCGCAACGAGTATCTCGCGCATGCACTGGCTTTCTTCAATTGGCTGATGCGCCAAGAACGGGCAACGAACAATCCCCTCAAAAGCGTTTTCAAGCTGTCGGGCAAGGGACAGGAAACTTTTAAGCGTCGGCACCTCTCATTTGCCGAGGTCGTGCTTCTCGTCGAAAGCAGTGGCCGGCGCGGGCTGGTCTATTTCGTCGCTACCTGCACAGGTCTGCGCCGTAACGAAATCAAGCAACTCCTTTGGACGGACATCGACCTGGATGCCGCCAAACCGCACATGAAGATCCGTGCCGAAACAACCAAGGCCAAGCGCGGCGCGGTCATTCCCCTGATTCCTCCCCTCCTCGCTGCCCTGCGGGCCTCAAAGCCCGCCAAACCGCATTTCTCGGGCCGGGTGTTCCCTCGTGGTATCCCCAGCGCCAAGACGCTCGCCAAGGACCTTAAAGCCTGCGGCATCGCCTACGAGGATGTGCGGGGCTACCGCGTAGACTTCCACGCCCTGCGCCACACCTTCGCCAGCCTGCTAGCCAGTGCCGGCGTCTCCGAGTTGGCCCGCGTGAAGCTGGCGCGTCATACGGAATGGAAGCAAACGGACCGCTACACCGATGAGACCAGTTTGCCCCTGTTCTCAGAGATCGAGAAATTCAGCGCGGCGCTACCTTCCCTAATAGCTTCCCTAAATTCTGGGAAACCGCGTCCAAAACAGGGAAAAGCTGTCCAAGTTACCTCACCTATTTTGTCGGTCGAGACCTTCGTAAGTGACCAAAAGAAAACACCTTTGGTCATCGCTGACCAAAGGTGTCCACTTATCGAAATGGTGCCCAAGGGGGGACTCGAACCCCCATGCGGTTAGGCACAGGCTTCTGAGACCTGCGTGTCTACCAATTCCACCACCTGGGCAAAAAACAGAAGGTGCATGGATACCCCCCGGGCCCGGTGGCGCAAGAGTTTTGTTACCCGGGCACAACCCCGTCTAGGACGCGTATTTGCGCTCGTGCTCCAGCAGGCGCTGCTTGCGCCAGAGGCCGCCGGCGTAGCCGTTGAGGGTGCCGTCCGCGTTAATGACCCGGTGGCAGGGGATCACCAACGCCAGCATGTTCGAGCCGTTGGCGCGGCCGATGGCCCGCGGGCCCTTCGGAATCCCCAGCCGTTGCGCCATCTCGGCATAGCTGCGGGTGTGCCCCGGCGGGATGCGGCCCAACTCGGACCAGACCCGGCCTTGGAACTCCGAACCGACCGGCGCGAGCGGAATCGTGAACTCCGTTCGCAGGCCGGAAAAATACTCACTCAGTTGGACGGCCGTTTGATCCAAGATCGCATGGTTGCCGGGCACGATGGCGCACTTCAGCCGGCGGCGCAGTCCCACCAGCTCGCGCTCCAGGCCGCGCCGGTCGACGAATTCCAAGAGGCGCAATCCCGCGTCATCCGCCAGGGCCAGCATGGTCCCGAGCGGGGTTTCCATCCGGCGGGCCAGCAGGCACGCGGCGGCCTTCGCCCCGCGCGGCGGCGCCCCGAACACCCGCGCAAAGGCCTCGCGGAAGCCGCTGGTGGACTCGTAGCCGCGATCCAGCTGCACCGCGATGACCGGCTTGCCCGCCTTCACCTCGCGCAGGGCCAGGCCCATGCGGCGCGCCCGCTGGTACGCGTGAAATGTCATGCCGTGGTAAGCCTTGAACTGGCGACGCGCCGTGGTGGGCTCGACCCCCATGGCGGCGAGATCCTTGTCGGTCACGCGGCCGTCGGCCGCGGCCTCAGCCGCCCGGCGCAGGCGTTCGACGAGCGGGGGCACAGGTCGGGTGCCATCCATCGGCCGGCAGAGCCGGCACGGCCGGTAGCCGCCGTGCAGGGCCTCGGTCACGGTCGGAAAAAACTCCACGTTCTCCGCCCGCGGCCGCTTGGCCTTGCAGGTGGGCCGGCAGAAGATCCCGGTCGTCTTCACGCCGGTGAAAAACACGCCCTCATACGCCGGGTCGCGGCGGGACAGCGCCCGGTACATCGTGCGCGGCGTGGGCAGGGTCTGGACGGAGGCGGCCAAGGTAAAATCGGGTTGGATCATAGCTTCACTCTATCCCAGTCCGGGGCAAGTTTGCCGCCGTTTTTCGGGCAGGGTATTTTGGCCAATCCTGGGGGGGGCCGCCGATGGCTCTCTCAAATGGGGAACCTTTCCCCTGAATGAAGCGAAGGGTTTTGAATCAAGGTGTGGGCGGTGAGCTTGCTCACGCCACACATCACGGGAGAGGTTCGTGGCGCCAGCAAGCTGGCCGCCCACAAGGCCCGCGCTTCGCTTGGCTCAGGATGACAAACCGGGTTTACGCCCGGTCTATTGCTTCGGCAGGAAATTCCGGATGTCGGGCAGCTCCTTGTCGCGCCGACCGCTGGTCTGCCGGACAAAATACGGTTCGGGCGGGATGATGCCATCCTCCTCGCCCGGCTGGACGGCTTCTCCTTCCTCGGCCTCGTCGTCCCCGGTCTCGATCACCACGTCGCTCAGGTCGACGTAGTCCTCCTCGAAATACTGCGAGACGCGCCGGGGCGTCGGATCGAGCCACACGAGCGGGGTCGGCAGGACGCCCTTGGTCTTCACCTGCAGAAAGTGACAGGGAAAACGCTGGTCCTTGAAGTGGCTGATGAAGTCACTGAGCCACTTGTTGGCGAGGCCCACGCGGTTGGTCAGGAAGACCACGTCGGAGAAATGGATGCAGGCGTCAAACCACTGCCGGAGCACCGGGTTTTTCTCGGCCAGCCCACAGTCCACGACGGTGAAGATGCGGGCGAGTTCCCGGCCCTGCTGCTGCAGCCAGGGCTTGAGCGCCTCCACCTGGTCGATCGGGCTGGCTAGCGGGTCGGCGAGCAGGAACACCGTGGCGCCGACCGGCAACTCCATGACCGGGATCCCCGGTGCCTGCCAGGTCCAGCGGCGCACGTCCGCCTGGGCGAGGGCCGCCAGCCGTCCGTCCTCGGGGCTGGCCGTCTCGCCCCCGGGGAGCAACACGACCACCTTCTCCTCGGCCGTGAAGCCGTTCTCGATGAGGTCGCGCACGATCGCCCGGCGGCCCGAGCCGGGCGTGCCGAGGATAAAATAGACGTTGGGGATCGGGGAGCTCATCTGGGCGCACAGAGGCGCAAAAGCGGCAAAAGACAATCACCCTCTTCCGGGGGAGGCACCAGGCTCCCCGGCAGGGATGAAATTTAGAATTTGAAGGTCCGGTTCTGCGCGGCGTGGCGCATCCAGTGGTCGACCAGCACGAGGGCGGTCATGGCCTCGACGATGACGACGGCGCGCGGGACGACGCAGGGATCGTGGCGGCCGCGGGCCTTGAGCTCCGTGCCGGCGCCGCGCAGGTCCACCGTGCGCTGGGCCTGGAGGATCGTGGCGGTGGGCTTGAAACCGACGCGGAACACGAGTTCCTCGCCGTTGCTGATGCCGCCCTGCACGCCGCCGGAGCGGTTGGTGAGGGTGCCGACCCGGCCGCGCTTGTTGACGAAGACGTCGTTGTGCTGCGAGCCCTTGAGCCGGGTGCCGGCGAAGCCGCTGCCGATCTCGAAGCCCTTGGTCGCGGGCAGGGAAAGCATGGCCTTGGCCAGGTCGGCCTCGAGGCGGTCGAAGACGGGCTCGCCGAGGCCCACCGGGACGCCGCGCACGCGGCACTCGATCACGCCGCCGACGGAGTCGCCCTTGGCGCGCACCTGCTTGATGCGGGCGATCATCTTGGCCGCGGTGGCCGGGTGCGGGCAGCGCACGGCCGAGGCCTCGACCTGGGCGAGCGTGGGGAACTTGGTGAAGGCCGGGGCGGAGATGTCGTGGATCTCGGTGACGAAGGCGCGGACCTCGATCTCGCCGGCCAGGCGCAGGATCTTGCGGGCGACGGCCCCGGCGGCCACGCGGCCGACGGTCTCGCGGGCGGAGGAGCGGCCGCCGCCCCGGTGGTCGCGCAACCCGTACTTGGCGGTGTAGGTGAAGTCGGCGTGGGAGGGACGGAACTTCTCCTTCATCTCGTCGTAAGCCCCCGGACGCTGGTCCCCGTTGCGCACCAGCATGGCCAGCGGCTGACCGGTCGTGCGGCCCTCGAAGACGCCCGAGAGGAACTCGACCGCGTCGGCCTCCTTGCGCGGGGTGGTGATGTCGCTCTGCCCCGGCCGGCGGCGGTCGAGGTCGGCCTGGATCTCGGCCTCGGTGAGCGGCAGGGCCGGCGGACAGCCGTCCACGACGACTCCGACCGAGGGACCATGGCTTTCGCCCCACGTGGAGATTTGGAAGAGTTTGCCGAAGGAATTGGGCACGATGCGGGAAAGGTTGGGGATCCCGGGGAGTCAGGCAAGCCCGGGGAGAAGCCCTGATTAAGCCGCAAACGGAGGCTCCTGGGTGCGCCAACACGTGTCCACCACCCCGGATGTCGGCGTATCGCCCACAGTCCAAGCTGGCTTGCCGAGCCGTAGCCACTCCGTCTACGACGCGTATTCAATAATCCTCGTCCTGGAGAGCCAAGCCGGGCGGCCTTCCTCGCGCCTAGCTCGGCGAAGGCTGGTGCCCCCGGTCCCGAGGGCATTTTGAATGAAGTGAGCCTAATAGATTTACAATTGGCGATCACCGAGGGGAAAACGACCTAAAATCGCCACTGCCAGCCTCAGCCGGGGAGCTTGAATGAGCCCAAACCACGAGCCGAGCCTGCCTATCGATTTGAGTCATTTGACTCATTAGGCTCACCCCCACCCCTCGCCCAACCAATATGTAAGTGCCACTTTAAGGTTAAAGTGGCCACTTAACATCATGCCTAGGTGCGGGCCGCGGGATCGTGAACGAAGATCAGATCCAGTCCGCGGCCGCTGTTCGGCTCGGTATGGTGCTGGGCCAGTCGGCGGCGTTGGCCGCCGATCTGGCTTTGCGGTCCGGAGCGGCCGCGCAGGACGTGCCTTATGCCCGGCTGAGTCAGGTGCTGACGAAAGCTGGCCAGATCATGGCTTGGACCGCCTCAGGCACGGAAATCGGCGGCGAGCATGTGTTGCATGCCCAGGAGCACTAAGTTGGATTCCCTCGTCGGAGGGGACGGTTCTAGAGTAAACTGGGGTTTGCAGCTCCAGCAGAGACAAGGCCCAGGCGGTGCCTGGCGCGGATCTTGAACTCATCCACCACCTCGAAGAGCACCGGCACGACCAACAGACTGAGGCCCGTTGAAGTGATCAGTCCGCCGATCACCGCCAAAGCCATGGGCGCCCGGAAAGAAGAGGTGAGCCCGAAGGTCATCGGCAACATGCCGGCGACCATCGCGACCGTGGTCATGATGATGGGGCGCGCCCGCTTGTGGCAGGCATCGATGATTGCCTCCGTCCGGCCGAGACCAAAATCTCGGCGCGCCATGATCGCGTACTCAACCAGCAGGATCGAGTTCTTGGTGACGATGCCCATGAGCATCACCATGCCGATCAGAGAAGGCATCGACAGTCCGTGACCGAAGAGTGCCAGGGCGCAAAACGCACCCCCGAGCGACAGGGGCAGCGCGGCGAGGATCGTGACCGGCTGCAGAAAGTCGTGGAAGAGCAATACGAGAACCGCATAGATGCAGAAGACGCCGATCGCCATCGCTAGGCCGAAACTGCCAAACAGCTCGCTGAGATTTTCGGCCTCGCCGGATTCGATCCGGTGCACATCGGCCGGCAGGCGTTGGAGGGAGGGCAATCGATCGATTTCAGCCAGGATGTCGCCGGTCGGGCGGCCCTGAGCCTCAATGTCGATGGTGACATTACGGCTGCGGTCGAAGCGATTGATCTGCGTGGGGCCCCCTTCGATGGAGACCTCGGCCACCTGGCCAAGGGGAACGGCTCCACCCTTCCCGGGTACACGGAGGCTCTTGATCACCTCCAACCGTCCGCGCTGGTCCGGCGCAAGCTGCGTGCGAATTGAGATCTGCCGGGTGGACAGGTTGAGCCGGGGCAGGTCCTGATCGTAGTCACCTGTCGTCGCCACGCGCACGGCATCGCCGAGGCTGGAAGCCGTGACGCCCAGTTCGGCCGCCTTGGCGAAATCGGGCCGGACGATGACCTCAGGACGCTGCAGGCTGGCCAGCGAGAGGATGTTGCCCAGATTCGGCAGCGTTCGTAATTCGGCCATCACCTGATTGGCGGTGGCCAGGAGCGAACTCATGTCGTCGCCGGCAAGGACCAGGGAGACCTTTTCGCCCATGCCGCCACCGCCCACGGTAATCCGCACCCCCGGAATGGCCTTCATCTCCTCCCGCAGGATGGCCTCGATCTGCTGCTGCGATCGCTCGCGTTCTCCGGCCGGGGGCAGTTGCAGCGTGAGGGTGGCCTTGCGCACTTCGCCCGCACTGTCCGCCGAGCCAAAGTCGCCTGATCCACCCGCGCCGATCGTCGTGTAAATACACCGCACTTCGGCAATCCCCGCCGCGATCCGGCGTGTCCGCTCGGCCGACCCTAGGGTGTCCTCGAGGCTGCTGCCGGGCGGAAGCTCCACGTTGACGGCAATCTGATCCACATCGTCCGCCGCCATGAAGGTGACCGACAGCAGGGATCCGACCAGCACCGAGGCGGCGAGAAAGGCAGCGGCAGCCACCACGGTCTTCGCCGGATGCGCTAGACAGGCCCGAACCGCTTTCAGGTAGTTGACCATGATCCGGCCATCTGGCCGTTCCGCGGGGGCTTTCGGTTTCAGCAGGTAGGCCGCCATCATCGGCGTGAGCAGCCGTGCGACGAGCAGGGAAAACAGCACCGCGATTGCGGCGGTCCAACCGAACTGGCGGAAAAACATCCCCACGATCCCGCTCATCGCGGCGGTCGGTAGAAAGACGGCGACCAGCGTCAGAGACGTCGCGATCACGGCGAGGCCGATCTCCTCCGCCCCCTCCAAGGCCGCGTCCCGCGGGTTCTTGCCGCCAACCAGGTGCCGCTCGATGTTCTCCACCTCGACGATGGCATCGTCTACCAGCACGCCGACCACGAGGGTCAGGGCCAGCAGGGTGATGGTGTTGAGTTGAAACCCCAGGAGGGACATCACCGCGAAGGTCGGGATGACTGAGAGCGGCAAAGCCACGGCGGAAATGAACGTCGCGCGCCTGTCGCGGAGGAAAAGCCACACCACCACGACGGCAAGAAACGCCCCTTCGTAGAGAGCGTACATGGCCGCATCGTAATTCTGGATGATCGGTTCGATGATGGTGCCGACCTCCCGAATGGTCACGCTGGGATGGAGCTTCGCCACTTCGGTCAACTTGATCCGGGCGCCCTCCGCCACGGCGATCTCGCTCGCCCCCCGGGCGCGCATCACCTGGAAAGTTACCGCGGGTTTCCCGTCGAGCAGCGCGACCTGCCTGCGCTCGGCGGCAGCGTCGAGGATGGTCGCCACGGCGTCGAGCCGGAGGCTGCGTCCATCAGCGAGAGGAACGGTCAGCTTCGCGACGTCGGCGGCGTCGCGCACCGTGCCGACGGTGCGGACCGACTGCTCCAGGCCGCCGATGTCGGTGCGTCCGCCAGGCGCCTCCTGCTGCACGCTGCGGATCACGGACGATATTTCCCCGGCGGTGATGCCCAGTGCGAGGAGTTTGGTTTGATCCAGTTCCACCCGCACCTCGCGCGTGATGCCGCCCAGCCGCATGACCTGGCCGACGCCGTCGACGGAGAGAAGCGCCTTGCTGATCTCGTTGTCGACGAACCAGGACAGATCCGCCTCGTCCATGCCGTTCGACTCGACAGCAAAGGTGATGACGGCCCCACCGACGGTCGTCACCCGCGAGACGATGGGGGCCGGCATTTCTGCGGGTAGCTCGGAGCGGATACCGTCCACGGCATTGCGCACATCGTTCACCGCCTCCTGCACGTCCTTCTCCAGGTTGAACTCCACCATCGTGGTGGAGGCACCGTCATTGACCGTGGAGGTGATGTGCTTGATCCCGCTAACGGTCGCGACCGCATCCTCGATCTTGCGCGTAACCTCGGTTTCCAGCGTCGAGGGCGTGGCTCCGGGCAGCATGGCGGCGACAGTCACCATGGGCAGATCCATGTCCGGGAAGTCCTGCACCGGCAGAACCTTGAAACCCAAGCAACCCGCCACGGTGAGCAGGCCGAACAACAGGATCGAGGGGATGGGCTTCCTGATCGCCCACGCGGAGAAGTTCATGGCCGGTCGACTCCCTCGGCGTCGGACTCCCCCTCGCCTCCGACGGCCGTCTCGTTGGCAACCACCCGGACCGTGTCCCCGTCGTTGAGAAAACTGCCTCCGGACCGCACGATGCGGTCCGCCACCGTCAGGTGTGGGCCCAGGATCTCGACCATTCGGCCGGACCGGCGGCCGGTCAGAACCTTGGCCTGCCGCACCCGGTTGGCGTCATCGACCTTCATGAGATAGTGATAGCCGTCGCGGAAAACCAGGGCCTGCTCCGGCACAGAGAGCGCCGGGGTTGCGGGCAACAGCAGTTCGCCCGTGACGAACATCCCCGCGCGCAGCGGGCCGGGATCAGGCAGGTCGACATACACCAGGCCGTTCAAGGTCCCGGCGTCGACCACCGGTGACACCTGCCGGACAAATCCCGTGAGGTCGGGCTGTCCGGCCACCCGCAGCGTTGCGAGAAGATCGCGGGTAACCCGGGCTAGCTGGTCTGCGGGCACTTGCGCGCGCCATTCGAGGCGGCCCCGCCGGATGAGCCTGAACAGTTCCGTGCCCGGGCCGGTGACGGCCCCGACGGTCGCGGATCGCACCGAGATCACCCCGTCGTCGGGCGCCCGGACCTCGGTGTACAACAGCCGCAGGCGTTGGAGCTGAAGCTGCGCGCGGGCCGAGGCGAGCTGGGCGGCGCCGGCCTTCTCCTCCGCTTCGTATTGCAGGAGGTCGTCCTGACTGAGGCCGCCGGAGTTCCCAAGGCGCCGCGCGCGCGCGGCCTTGTCCCCGGCCCGGGCGGCGACCGCCTCGGCCTGGGCGACCCCTGCTTCGGCCAGGGCCAGATCGGCGGCGGGCCCTTCGGCGTGGAAACGGGCCAGCACCTGCCCCTTGGTGACCACGTCGCCGACATTCACCAGCACGTCCATAAGGCGCAGATCGCCGACTTCGGCCCCGACGACCGACTCCTGCCAGGCCGCGATGCTGCCGTTGGCCTCGATCCGTTCCGGCCAGTTGGCCAGAGCCGGGGCCACGAGTTCGACCGTGAGCGCCGCCTTGGCTTCGGCTGCAGCCGGCGCGTGCGCCCGGCTGCAGCCGGTCAGCAGTGCAGTCGCGCCCAGCAGATGCACGGCGGTGGAGGTCAGAACCCGGCGGATTGTGAACGGAGAGACCTGACGCCTGTCGGAGTCAGGCTGGGTCTCCGCCTCATCCGGCGGACTTTCGTCACCTCCGCCTTGGTCGGTGGCCACCAGCACGACCAGCGCGATTAGGATCACGATGACCGCGATCATGAGATGGGAAGGTCAGTCCGCTCACCGGGCACCAACCACGACGGGTTCAGGGTCATCGGTCAGAACTGGAATTTGAGGCTGAAACTGCCGTAGCCGGCCGCCTTGCCATCGAACTTCATATTCCGATCGTAGTAATCGAAGGTCCGGTTTGCGGTCGTGCCTCCGTCGACCACCACGGAAAGATTCCGGCTGAACTGGTATTCGGCGCTCAGCCCGAGGCGGATCTCCTGAAAGTCCAG is from Lacunisphaera limnophila and encodes:
- a CDS encoding bifunctional transcriptional activator/DNA repair enzyme AdaA, with amino-acid sequence MIQPDFTLAASVQTLPTPRTMYRALSRRDPAYEGVFFTGVKTTGIFCRPTCKAKRPRAENVEFFPTVTEALHGGYRPCRLCRPMDGTRPVPPLVERLRRAAEAAADGRVTDKDLAAMGVEPTTARRQFKAYHGMTFHAYQRARRMGLALREVKAGKPVIAVQLDRGYESTSGFREAFARVFGAPPRGAKAAACLLARRMETPLGTMLALADDAGLRLLEFVDRRGLERELVGLRRRLKCAIVPGNHAILDQTAVQLSEYFSGLRTEFTIPLAPVGSEFQGRVWSELGRIPPGHTRSYAEMAQRLGIPKGPRAIGRANGSNMLALVIPCHRVINADGTLNGYAGGLWRKQRLLEHERKYAS
- a CDS encoding site-specific integrase, with the protein product MAFRVFKQKGSNVYRVRYTLSNGPRQYDKPLYTHIKEVAEAKAAQLVREEEMQLLGLGVPKTLAHAAQLPIAQHLADYVADLEARARSKSHILHAKYRLQRLFKDCRWHLLRDVTADRFLSWRGDCPTLSVKTRNEYLAHALAFFNWLMRQERATNNPLKSVFKLSGKGQETFKRRHLSFAEVVLLVESSGRRGLVYFVATCTGLRRNEIKQLLWTDIDLDAAKPHMKIRAETTKAKRGAVIPLIPPLLAALRASKPAKPHFSGRVFPRGIPSAKTLAKDLKACGIAYEDVRGYRVDFHALRHTFASLLASAGVSELARVKLARHTEWKQTDRYTDETSLPLFSEIEKFSAALPSLIASLNSGKPRPKQGKAVQVTSPILSVETFVSDQKKTPLVIADQRCPLIEMVPKGGLEPPCG
- a CDS encoding efflux RND transporter permease subunit translates to MNFSAWAIRKPIPSILLFGLLTVAGCLGFKVLPVQDFPDMDLPMVTVAAMLPGATPSTLETEVTRKIEDAVATVSGIKHITSTVNDGASTTMVEFNLEKDVQEAVNDVRNAVDGIRSELPAEMPAPIVSRVTTVGGAVITFAVESNGMDEADLSWFVDNEISKALLSVDGVGQVMRLGGITREVRVELDQTKLLALGITAGEISSVIRSVQQEAPGGRTDIGGLEQSVRTVGTVRDAADVAKLTVPLADGRSLRLDAVATILDAAAERRQVALLDGKPAVTFQVMRARGASEIAVAEGARIKLTEVAKLHPSVTIREVGTIIEPIIQNYDAAMYALYEGAFLAVVVVWLFLRDRRATFISAVALPLSVIPTFAVMSLLGFQLNTITLLALTLVVGVLVDDAIVEVENIERHLVGGKNPRDAALEGAEEIGLAVIATSLTLVAVFLPTAAMSGIVGMFFRQFGWTAAIAVLFSLLVARLLTPMMAAYLLKPKAPAERPDGRIMVNYLKAVRACLAHPAKTVVAAAAFLAASVLVGSLLSVTFMAADDVDQIAVNVELPPGSSLEDTLGSAERTRRIAAGIAEVRCIYTTIGAGGSGDFGSADSAGEVRKATLTLQLPPAGERERSQQQIEAILREEMKAIPGVRITVGGGGMGEKVSLVLAGDDMSSLLATANQVMAELRTLPNLGNILSLASLQRPEVIVRPDFAKAAELGVTASSLGDAVRVATTGDYDQDLPRLNLSTRQISIRTQLAPDQRGRLEVIKSLRVPGKGGAVPLGQVAEVSIEGGPTQINRFDRSRNVTIDIEAQGRPTGDILAEIDRLPSLQRLPADVHRIESGEAENLSELFGSFGLAMAIGVFCIYAVLVLLFHDFLQPVTILAALPLSLGGAFCALALFGHGLSMPSLIGMVMLMGIVTKNSILLVEYAIMARRDFGLGRTEAIIDACHKRARPIIMTTVAMVAGMLPMTFGLTSSFRAPMALAVIGGLITSTGLSLLVVPVLFEVVDEFKIRARHRLGLVSAGAANPSLL
- the aroC gene encoding chorismate synthase, with amino-acid sequence MPNSFGKLFQISTWGESHGPSVGVVVDGCPPALPLTEAEIQADLDRRRPGQSDITTPRKEADAVEFLSGVFEGRTTGQPLAMLVRNGDQRPGAYDEMKEKFRPSHADFTYTAKYGLRDHRGGGRSSARETVGRVAAGAVARKILRLAGEIEVRAFVTEIHDISAPAFTKFPTLAQVEASAVRCPHPATAAKMIARIKQVRAKGDSVGGVIECRVRGVPVGLGEPVFDRLEADLAKAMLSLPATKGFEIGSGFAGTRLKGSQHNDVFVNKRGRVGTLTNRSGGVQGGISNGEELVFRVGFKPTATILQAQRTVDLRGAGTELKARGRHDPCVVPRAVVIVEAMTALVLVDHWMRHAAQNRTFKF
- a CDS encoding efflux RND transporter periplasmic adaptor subunit, which encodes MIAVIVILIALVVLVATDQGGGDESPPDEAETQPDSDRRQVSPFTIRRVLTSTAVHLLGATALLTGCSRAHAPAAAEAKAALTVELVAPALANWPERIEANGSIAAWQESVVGAEVGDLRLMDVLVNVGDVVTKGQVLARFHAEGPAADLALAEAGVAQAEAVAARAGDKAARARRLGNSGGLSQDDLLQYEAEEKAGAAQLASARAQLQLQRLRLLYTEVRAPDDGVISVRSATVGAVTGPGTELFRLIRRGRLEWRAQVPADQLARVTRDLLATLRVAGQPDLTGFVRQVSPVVDAGTLNGLVYVDLPDPGPLRAGMFVTGELLLPATPALSVPEQALVFRDGYHYLMKVDDANRVRQAKVLTGRRSGRMVEILGPHLTVADRIVRSGGSFLNDGDTVRVVANETAVGGEGESDAEGVDRP